Within the Sulfuricurvum sp. genome, the region ATTTTCACTTTTACGATCGGGTCTAGTTTTGTGGTAGCATTGTTATCCAGATAAACACGTTTCATATTTTGTCCTCATGATGTCGTTATTAGGAGAACTAATGCAAGATTTGTTCGAGAAAGAGTTAAGACTTTTGTTTAGAATCAAGAAGCATTTGTGCAACAGTCACTTTTAATATATTTATATCATTTTTACATACGTCGAATACCGCTTCGGCATTGAGATCAAAATAGTGATGGCTGATAATATCACGCATTCCTTTGACTGATTTCCAATCTACGGCAGGATAGTTGGATAGCAGTTTTTTGTCAGTAAGCTTGTCAACGTTTTTCAGGCTTTCACCGATAGCGATCAACTGCATACAGATGGCATCGAGTTTTTCATGACCCGCTTCGTCATTTAAAAAATCATCGGAAGTTTTGATAGGTTCAAACCGTTTGAGAATACGCTCAGTTGCGCTGTGAATTTGGGTGAGGGTTTCGATCAGAAGAGCCTTTTCAGGCATAGATCGCTTCTTTTTGGATTCGTTCTTTTAAAAACGTATTCATGCTCTCACGATAGTTGATAAGATCAACATGGGTATGCATCAGCTCTTCAAGATCAAGACGGATACGGGAGAGTTTGAAAAGATTAGGGTGTTTTGTCTCGATAACGATGTCGACGTCACTTTCTTCCGTCGCTTCATTCCGTGCAACGGAGCCGAAAATACCGATCCGTACAATTCCGAATTCATCGGCATGTTCACGTTTGTATGATTGTAGTACTTCGAGGACTTCTTTTTGTTTCATGGGGTGATTATAACCTAACTGGCACCCTATAGGCAATAGGGTATAGTTTAGCAGGAATTAATTTACCGTTCGCCCTGAGCTTGTCGAAGGGTGAAATGTTCATGGTTCGACAGGCTCACCACGAACGCTGAGAATTCACCCTTCCGCGCTCTCTTCTTTATAAACATAAATAGGTTCGTTGGTCGGATCTTCGATCACCGCTTCGGTGATGGTGAGACTTTGCAAATTCTTTTTCGACGGACAGCTAAATTGCAGCGGCAGCATCGCTTCTTCGATGATACTGCGCAGACCGCGTGCTCCGACACCTCGGTCGATCGCTTTTTGAGCGACGGCGTCGAGGGCTTTTTCTTCGAAATTGAGTTCGATTCCGTCCATGTCAAACAACGCTTGGAATTGTTTGATCAGTGCATTGTCAGGCTCTTTGAGGATTTGTACCATTTGCTCTTTGGTCAATTCGCGAAGTTGTGCGACAACCGGAATACGACCGATAAACTCAGGGATGATTCCGTAATGAACGAGTGCTTTCGCATCGATTTTTTTCTCTTTGACATCGCCTTTTTCGGCTGTTTTGCTAAAGCCTACTTTGTTCGATTTTTTCGTATGGGAATCAGGAACGAGACCGACGAAAGCACCTCCGCAGACGAAGAGAACATGGGATGTGTTGAACAGTACGGTTTCGGTCGTAGAGTTTTTGCGGCTCCCTTTGACCGGGACATACACTTCGGCACCTTCCAGGATTTTGAGCAAACCTTGTTGTACCCCTTCACCCGATACGTCACGGCCCATGGTTGAACTCTCACCTTTACGGGCGATTTTATCGATTTCATCGATATAGATGATCCCGCGTTGTGCGAGCTCGATGTCATAGTTGGCTGCAGCGAGGAGACGGGAGAGGATACTCTCAACGTCTTCACCCACATAACCCGCTTCGGTTAGGGCCGTTGCATCGGCAACCGCAAACGGAACCTGCATAATTTTAGAGAGTGATTTTGCAAGCAATGTTTTACCGCTTCCGGTAGGTCCTACGAGAAGGATGTTCGATTTTTCGAGCTCGACGTTGTTGTAAACCGGATTTTCGATCCGTTTGTAGTGGTTATAAAGGGCAACGGCGAGAACCTTTTTTGCATCCAATTGACCGATGATGTATTTGTCCAAAAACTCGACGATTTTTTCCGGAGTCGGGAGCTGTTGCTGCATTGCGGAACGTTGTTCGAAACGAACCTCTTTTTGCAAAATGGCAGAGCAGGTTGTGATACACTCGTTACAGATATGGGTAGTCTCCGAAGAGAACATTTTTTTAACTTCGCTTTGTTTACGACCGCAAAATGAACAGGTTTTTTCGGTACTCATCATACATCCTTTGCAGTGAATTTAGTGAGAATAGTATCCGCAAGACCGAACTCGATCGCCTCTTTGGCTTCCATATAGTTGTCGCGGTCGGACTCTTTTTCGATTACTTTGGCACTTTTACCGGTTGCATCCGCCAAAATAGCGTATAGACGGCGTTTGAGATTGAGAATATGTTTGGTATGGATCTCAATGTCGCTCGCTTGGCCCGAATAGCCGCCGAGGGGCTGATGAATCATTACTTCGGCGTTAGGGAGCATATAGCGATGTCCTTTTTCTCCGCAGGTAAAGAGTACGGCAGCCATCGATGCAACCAGACCCATAGCATACGTATATACTGGTGCATTGATAAGCTGCATTGTATCGAGGATCGCAAGACCGCTCATCACCGATCCGCCGGGTGAACTGATGTACATATGGATCGGCTCATCCGGATCCATTGCTTCGAGGTAAAGGAGCTGTGAAACGATAACCCCCATCATATGATCATCAATCGCTTCCGTGATAACGATCACACGGTCCCCTAATAGTTTTGAAAACAGGTCGAAATAACGCTCTCCGCGAGGCGAAATATCTTTTACGGTAGGTATCATTGGCATAGCTTTCTCCTTATACAAATGCTTTGATAAATTCGGTTAGCGACATAGGTACAACTTCGAGATTATGTTTCTCGATGAATTTTTTCTCTTTTTTGCCCAGCTCTTGATCGGTGACGACATATCCGCCTTCCAAATCAAGGGTTAGTTCATTTGCAACCATTCGATCGGTGTCATGTCCGAAATTAGTCCCTAAAAAGAGGTATTTTTTTGCTTTACGATAGGTTTTGAGCACTTTCGGGAGAGCAAATCCGCCCATCGCCTCAGTGAGCCAATCGACGTAATCGGCATCGGAAATGACAAATGTCGGATTCGGCAACGGCGAACCCATCGGTTTAAAAAGGATCTTCTCTGCATTATCAAGGACTTCATCTTCTACGAGAAAATATTTTTTGTTTTCGACATCGTACTCGTAGACTTCATAACGGTTTAAATCGCCCATAATACGGGATTTTCCGATGATAAGACAGTGTGGTGTATAGGCTAAAAGTTCTTGAAATTTAGTGTCTCGGTTCGTATCGATGATATAGCGCGGCATCATGTCCACAATTGCTTTGTGTAACGGTGTCGGCTCAAACGGTTTAGTATAAATATGATTAAGCAGTTGAGTCATATATTCAACGCCGCGGCGTTGTTCCAAATGCATCGCGGCACGGGAATATTCAAACATCAAACGTGGAGCCATGGCACGTCCGCCGTTCATTGCCAAAATAAGTGAATCGCTGTCATAAGGAACGGCTTCACCCTCTTTGGTCATAATGCCCTCAAACACGCCCAGACTAAAGTAAGGGATGGTAGTTTGATTGCGTAACTCTTTTTTGATTGTTTCCAATATTGTGTCCATCGTGATCCCTTTTGGAGCTTTGCACAAACCGTTGCATAATGTGTTCTTGTAATAAATAGGAGTAAAATTATCCTATTTTGTCCGATTTTGTGGAGTGTGTAGAAGAGTAGGACAAAAATGTCTAAGGAAGTTTGGTATGTTACGGATAACGTTCTACTGACATATTTGTTTGGAAAGCAGATTGATGGATGATTGAACGGAATTAAGATGTGTTATTAGAAAAGAAAAGGATAGAGCGTGGAGGTTTGTACGGTAATCACGAATAAATTATCCGTGACACCCTTTTCCGGTATAGCAACTGTTGGCTGCTACGATCTTAGCCAGTGCTTTGTCGATACTAAACGGCTCACTTAGATCATTGAGGATTTCGTGGTAAAAGACTGCTCCGTCTTTCGAGATAATAAACAGTGATTTCGCTAGTTCTTTGTTAGAAAGACGGACACCGTAAAAGTCTCCGAAGGCTTCATCATAATCGTATCCGCTCAACCACTCTTCCAGTGTAGGCAATTCATGTTTGTCATTTGCAACGATCAGTGCTTTAGTGATTCCCCCTAATGCATTGAGTGATAGAAGAGTATCAATATCTTTTAGCTGCGACAGGAGTGCGTCGTCGATAAAAGGGGCACTGATGAGAAGCTGCGTCGCACCGTTTTGTCCGCCGATAGAAAAAATTTCGCCTGCACTGTTTTTCAGATCGACTTTCTCCGAACTATACCCGACGTCGAGCGGCATGTCTTCGAGCGTTAGAATGGAAGAATTATGATTGATTTGCACGATAAACCTTTTTTAACACTTATTATATAGTGTTAAAAATGCATTTAGCGTTCTTATTTGGTGAAATATTAGGCTACAGGATGAATATATTGCAGATGGTCAGTGATTTCGGTACCGATGAGAAAGTGATTGATCGCTTCTTCAGCCGTTTTTACGAACGGCGGTAATTTATGGATTTTGATCCCGACATTTTTCATGGCGAAGAGGGTATTGAGACAATATTGATCGACCAGTAAGTAGTCGCATTTCCCGATTACTTCAAGCAGGGCGTAATGTTCACTGATATGGTGGGGGTCTTGTGCTATTTCGCAGTCGCATTCACAAGCTTTCATCTTAGGATCGCGCACCATGTTACCCTCATGTTTTTCCCATGGATTGAGACGGGTTTCGTGGTGACGGTAACGGACATCTTTTCGTTCCCCTAACACTTCGTAAATGGCAAACATAGTTGCACTGCAGGGGTTTTGGTGATATACACGCTTCATTGCATCCATAGGAATGGCTACCATCATAATTCAACTCCTTATGTTAAGAATTGAAATTGCAAGTTCTGTTCTCATTATTTTCTCATTAGAATTGGGTAGTGGATGAAATATTTCCGTAACATTCAGTTTAAATCTTATAAAATGGGTTTAGTTATATTGAGAGGACGGGAGTTTTTATGCAGTTGATCAACCACAAATATGAAACTGCTGATAAACTTGAAACATTTCTGGATCAGGCTGTTGCTCATAAAGGAACTGTTTTTATTCAACTCTTCAGCGGAGTTATGGATAAAACATACATCCAGCCGATACTCGATAGGATTTCAGTAATACTTCCGAATGCACTGCTGATCGGTGCTACGACTGCCGGAGAGATTATAGACGGGGTTATGACATCAGGGGAAATTATTGTCTCGGTTTCCCTGTTTGAGGCAACCACAGTCAAGACCTATTACTATCCCCGTACGGATTATTCCTCCGGAGCCCGTGTTGCGCAAGAGATTCTGACTGATCGTACGAAAGTATGTATTGCACTGAGTGAAGGACTTAAAAGTGATTCTGAATCTTTTTTAGACGGGTTTACGTCCATCCGTAATGATGTGGTTCTTGCAGGTGGAAATGCGGGAGACGATTTGACGTTTACCCGAACCTATGTTTTTAAAGACAGTACCATATACGATGAGGGAATTGTACTTGCAGTATTGGAAAGCGATGTTTTAAATGTAAATCATGCCTATTCGCTTAACTGGACGATGATCGGCAAAGAGATGACGGTAACGCGTGCGGATAAAAATGTTATCTATGAGATTGACGGTAGGGATGTTCGTGAGCTGTATACCCACTATTTAGGGGAAGAGACGATACAGGCGATCCCAGCCAGTGCGATTGAGTTTCCATTGATAAAAGTCGAAGATGGGGTTGAGATCGCCCGTTCCATGATCGGGCAGACTGAAGACGGCGGTTTTATTTATGCCGGGCATTTTCATGAAGGCGACAGAGTCCGTTTTGCTATCGGGAACATTGAAGAGATATTGGAACGTGCCAACAATATGCGTGAAAACGTCGCCTCCGATCCTGCAGAAGCGATTTATATTTATTCATGTTCCGTCCGAAAGCTTTTTCTGAAAGATCAACTCAATTATGAGTTTGGATTGCTGAATGAGGTCGCTCCAACTGCCGGATTATTTACCTATGGTGAGTTTTTTCACTCCATGTCGGGCAATCAGCTGCTCAATATTACAACGACAACCCTCTCACTGAGTGAGTCAGAGCGAAATACATTTCCTCAAAATCAGGAATCAAAACATCGTTATCATCACACTATGCTCAAAGCGCTCACCCATTTGGTAAATGAAACCCAGCATGAGCTAAACGATTACATTAAAATTCTTGATCAATACAAAATGGTGCTCGATCAAAGTTCCATTGTTTCCAAAACCGATGCAGAGGGTAATATTACCTATGTCAATGATGTTTTTTGCGAGATTTCGGGATATACCCGTGAAGAGCTGATCGGACAAAAACATAGTGTAGTTCGTCATCCTGATACGGATCCGGGGATTTTTGTAGATTTATGGAAAACAATTAAAGAGGGGAAAGTTTGGAAAAAGACATTTAGAAATCTTTCTAAAACGGGAAAAGAGTATTACGTCAAAACCGTGATTGCTCCAATCTTTGATGATCGCGGGAATGTTGTAGAATTTATCGCTGCACGGGTTGATGTCACCGAACTGATCACCAAAGATCAAATTATCCGTCGACAGTTGATCGATCCTCTGAGCAAATTAAAAAACCGTACCGCTTTGCTCGGAGATTTGGAAAGCGGTGAGGATAAAATCACCCTAATATTGCTTAATATTGACAGGTTTTCAACTATCAATGATTACTTTGGCTATACGATCGGTGATGAACTCCTCAAAGCGTTTGCAGAACGCCTGGAAGCAATTTCCGATCATGACTTTCTCTATCGTATAAGCGGCGATGAATTCGCGGTTATTTGTGTCAATCATACATTTGATGAAAGTTTGAAAGATTATGTCATTGGACAAATTAATAAACTCGAAAATTTCAAATATAACGTTGCCGGACATGAAATATCGGTAAACGTCTCCGCAGGAATAGCCAATGCAGCGTATTCCGATGTGTATAACCTGGCGCATATGGCACTTAAAGAGGCCAAAGAACAACGGGATAAACTGATTATTTTCAATGACAATATCGCTTTGACCGAAAAAACACGTAACAATATTTGGATCTTTGATAAAATCAAATCGGCGATTGAGGACGATCGGATTGTTCCGTATTTTCAAGGAATCGTGGATAATCAAACCCGTCGTATTGTGAAATACGAATCGCTCATCCGTTTAGTCGAGCCTGACGGTACCGTTTTAAGTCCGTTTTGGTTTTTGGAACATGCAAAAAGATCAAAACTGTACGATAAACTGACACGGATCATGATTGCTAAGACATTTGCTGCATTTGAAAATCTAAAGTATGAGTTTTCTTTGAATTTGACGGTCAACGATATTATCTCGGATGAAACACGTTCTTATATCTATAAAATACTCGAACATTCATCAGCATCAAAACGTGCGGTTTTTGAGATTGTTGAGTCAGAAGGGATCGTTAATTATGAAGAAGTAATCGAATTCATACGGCATGTAAAACAATTCGGCTGTAAAATCGCAATCGATGATTTCGGTACAGGATATTCGAATTTTAGCTATCTCAGTAAGCTGGATGTCGACTATATCAAAATTGACGGTTCACTGATCAAAAATATTAATCGTGATCAAGATCATCTTTTGACGGTCGAAAGTATCCTCTTTTATGCCCGTAGGAAAGGGATAGAGACCATTGCGGAATTTGTTGAAGACGAAGCGATTTTTTCAACATTATTAAACTTTGGGGTCGATTATTCACAAGGTTACCTCTTTTCCACGCCACAACCGACAATCGAAGCATAGTCTCTGTAGGCTTCGGTTGCAACTGCTACAAAAACGTCTCATTTTGTTGAACTCTCCTTTTTAAACCTATAGAACATTCATTGCATTAACCCTTTTAGAAAATGTTTCCGCCGGATGAGGTTGTGAATCATTTAATGACACTTACAAAGGAGTTATTATGAGTTGTTCCTCAAGCGGAAATGAATCTTTTATGCCCGAAGATATTCAAGCGAAGATACACAATCATCCATGTTATTCAGAGGGAGCGCACCATCACTATGCCCGTATTCACGTAGCGGTAGCACCGGCGTGTAATATTCAATGTAATTATTGTAATCGTAAATACGACTGTTCGAATGAAAGTCGACCGGGAGTAACCTCAGAACGTCTTACCCCTGAAGAAGCGGCAAAAAAAGTACTTCTCGTTGGTGGTGAAGTACAACGTATGAGTGTACTCGGTATTGCAGGCCCGGGTGATGCGTTGGCCAACCCGAAGAAAACATTTGAAACATTCGGAATGGTTCGCGAATTTGCACCGGATCTTAAACTTTGTCTCTCAACAAACGGTTTGGAATTACCGAACTTTATCGATGAGATGGTTGAATACAATATCGATCATATTACCGTAACCATCAACAGCGTTGATGAAACGGGTGAGATCGGTAGTCAAATCTATCCGTGGATTTTTCATAACAATAAACGTATTTATGGAAAAGAAGCGGCAAAAATTCTTTTGGAAAATCAACTCGAAGGGATGAAAAAATGTGTTGAAAAGGGGATCTTGATCAAAGCAAACTCGGTTCTTATCCCTGGAATCAATGACAAACATCTTCCGGAAGTTTCCAAGAAACTCAAAGAGATCGGTGTTTTCTTGCATAATATCATGCCGATCCTCTCAGAGCCGGAATTCGGAACAGCATTTGCCCTAGCCGGTGTACCGAGTGCTACTGACCAAGAACAAATGGCGGTTCAGGAAGCATGCGGTATGGATATGAAATTGATGCAGCACTGCCGTCAATGCCGTGCGGATGCAGTCGGTCTTATCGGTGAAGACCGTGGGGCGGAATTTACAAAAGATACGTTTGCCGGACTCAGCTTCGACGAACTTCAAATCAAATACGATCTTGAAGCACGTCAAGCAGCCCAAGCGAAAATCGAAGAGTTCCGATTCTTCCTTGATCAAGCGAACGAACGTGTACGTAAAGAGAAAGAAGAACTCAGCTCTACCGGTGTGACCATCCTTGTAGCGGTAACGACTGCTGGTGAGGGGATGATCAACCAACATTTCGGAAGTGTCAAAGAATTCTTGATCTATGAAGCCGGTGATAAAGGTATCCGATTTATCCATCACCGTAAAGTAGATTACGAATATTGTGCAGGTCCGGACGGAACCAATCCATTGGCTCCAATCTTGGAAAAACTCAAAGACGTACAATTGATCCTTACGGCTAAAATCGGCGGATGTCCACAAGACGATCTTAAAGCTGCCGGAATCATTGCAGATCAAAGTTATGCGTATGAGCCGATCGAAATTTCGGTCCTAAAAGCATCACGCAAATACTTCGGTATGGATGAAAACGCAGAAGTGAATTAAGGAGCCTGTTATGGCACTCATCAATGACACCACATTACGCGACGGGGAACAAGCTCCCTATGTCGCATTTAATACGGAAGAAAAACTTCGTATCGCAACGCTTCTCGATGCGTGCGGTGCGGATGAACTTGAAATCGGTATTGCAGCAATGGGTGTCAAAGAGCGAGATGACATAAAAGAGCTTTTGGCTTTAGGGCTAAAGGCTCGTATGATGACCTGGAATCGGATGAAGATGGAAGATTTGGATGCTTCTTTATCTTGCGGGGTAAAAGCGGTCGATCTCTCTATTCCTGTCTCTGATCTTCTTATCGATGTTAAATTCGGCGGCAGTAAAGCCAAAGTATTAAGCGAACTCGAACGTGTCGTTACTTCAGCAACACGTGAGGGGGTATTCGTCTGCATCGGCGGTGAAGACAGCTCCAGAGGGAGCCATGAATTCATCAAAGAAGTTATGGAACTTGCCCGTGAATGCGGTGCATCACGATTCCGTTACTGCGATACAATCGGTGTAATGACGCCGACACAAACCTACACTGCAATAAAGTCATTATGTGACCTGAATCTCCTCCCGATTGAAATGCACACACACAATGATTTTGGCCTTGCCAATGCCAATGCCCTCAGCGGTATTGATGCAGGGGCTATCAGTATGAATACAACCGTAATCGGATTAGGAGAACGTGCTGGGAACGCTTCGTTTGAACAGATTCTCATGGCACTAAAACATCTCTACGGTGAAGCACGTCCCATAGATGCACACCTAATCCGAAATTTAGTTCAAACCGTAGCGGCAGCTGCCAATGTGGCGCTCGCATCCAATGCACCTGTCGTGGGTGAAAATATTTTTGCCCATGAGAGCGGCATCCATGCGAGCGGTATGATGAAAGATTCTCACGCGTATGAGCCTTACGAGGCCGAAGAAGTTGGTTTACAAAGTTCATTTCCGATCGGCAAGCACTCAGGGAGTGCTACAATAAGCTACCATCTTGCACGGATGGGGATTACGGCCGATACAAGAATACTTCGGGATATGCTTCCGAAAATCCGGGAAATTGTCACATCACGCAAGCGTGTACTCGACATCAGTGAACTAAAATCACTTTATCAGGATACGATATGTATATAGGATGGCTCAAATATGTGGATGTACCGGAGCTCATTAAAATTGCTGAAGATGTAGGTTGGCTGCTGGATGGTTATCATGTCAAACTCATGATGATGCATGCTCCTCATTTGTGTTACGGAGCCTATGACGAGGGTGTTTTAGTCGGAGCCATTATGGCGGTCGAGTTTGAACGCTCAGCAATGATAAAATATTTTATGGTCAAACCCAGCCACCAAAAACAAGGAATCGGACGACGTTTGTTTAATACCCTTTTTGGAGTGTTAAAAGACGAGCATCCTTCTTTGTATCTTCATGCCAATCCGCATTTGAAAAGTTTTTTCGAACAAAGCGGTTTTAAGAGCGTAATGGAAGTAGGGCGTTTTCTCAATGTAGGCAAAGTTCCGCCGTTTAGTTTTACCAATGCTCAGGCAAAAGAACTTGACGGCGGAAATTTCGATGCGACAATCCGTAAAATCGATTTTGAAACATTTGGCGAAGATCGTATGGGATTTATGCTCGATGAAATGGAACGCAATAGTTCACTCAAATTTGCATTACCGAATTCGTTTCAGCACTCCAGTGTGATTAATGCGCGCGGCGTCTATCTGGGGCCTTGGCAATGTCGTGAAGGCTTTGAGGATGAAGCAGAGAAAATGATGCAGGGTGTCTTGTATTTTAGAGGGCTTAAAAAAGTCTTGGCAGATGTTCCTCTCGGGAATAAACGTGCGGTAAAACTTTTTGAAGATTATCATTTTCAACAAAAAGGGACATTCTTGCATATGTGTTACGGTGACTTCCATCCCGTCAAATTTGAAAATATTTATGCATTTTCACTTTAGGGGTTAGATTATGAATCTTCTTGAAACCTGCGTGAATGAAAAATGCAGAGTCTTATCCATAGCACTGGATGATACGTTAAAAGATCATTTGTGTGCTATGGGCATTTGTCCAAATGCAACGCTGTGCGTAAAGCGTTACGGTCTCTTTAAAAGCAGCGTGCAGGTTCAGATCGGTGAACGTGTTGTTGCATTAGGAAAAGACCAAGCACGGCACATCGAAATACGTGTTGCCTAACGTTAGCTGCATGAAATTAAAAAAAAAAGGATAAACTATGTCAGATATGACTGAAGCAGACCACAAAAAAGAACTGGCGAAACTCAAACGATTCGCTGTTGAAATTGCATCGGAAATCCATGATATCGTCGAAGATACGGTATGGACAAACCATGTCAAAATGCCGGAACTTGCTCAAAAATTGTATGAAGCCGTCGAAAAGGCAAATAATTACAAGGCAGAGCACTCCCTCTAAGGGGTGGGTCATGGCTACCAAGGAAGAAGTATTAGCCCTTGAAATCTGTGAATGCGGATGCAAGAATGTCGCGGATGCAATCAAGATATTTCAAGAGACCGATCTTCCGTATAAAAAGGCGAAAAAACTCGTCACAGAGTGTGACAAAAGCTGCTGTCGTGCAGCTCTTCTCAGACTGTTTGATATGACTTATTTCGGTAAATTCGATTACGATGAGATCGAGCGTTTGATTCAATTACGTCATGATAAGCTTGGTGAACTCTTAGAACGGATGAAAAATGGACGCTGATATACAAATTCGTTATGCATATGCTGAAGATATCGAAGCAATGACTGAATTGTTATCGGAACTTTTTGCGATCGAAGATGATTTTCTTATCGATCCGGCTAAACAGAAGCAGGGATTGGAATTGCTTCTTCAAAAACCGGATGCAAAAGTTTTGATAGCAACGGATTCCAACCGTATAATTGGGATGGTTTCGATGCAGTGTCTTATCTCAACTGCCGGCGGAGCACGAGTCGGTTTAATCGAAGATATGATCATTACCTTTGAATACCGTGGTATGGGAATAGGAAGTTTGTTACTGGATTCGATGATCGAAGAAGCGGGAGAATTGGGCTATGCACGTCTTTCACTAGCTGTTGACAGACGAAATGATGCGGCACTCGATTTTTATAAAAGATTTGAGTTTAAGTCTAGCAATATGGGGCTGCTGTATCGAAATCTTTAGTGATTCCCATCCTCTTTATTCACGACAACTTTGTTTTTTCCTTCCCTTTTTGCCTGATACATAGCATCATCCGCTTTTTTAACAAAGGACTCAATGCTTTCACTTCCATCGTACTGTGACACACCGATACTGATTGTCAATGTACCGACATTTTCAAAAACCGATTCCTCTATCTCTTTTCTAAGCCGCTCTGCAAGAGCTATCGTTCCATCATACGGGGTATCAATTTGTAAAATGACGAATTCTTCTCCGCCCCATCGTGCAAATATATCGTTGCTTCTCACCATAGTTCGGACAATTTCGGCAATTCGAATAAGTACATCATCTCCGGTATTGTGTCCGAATGTATCGTTAACCTTTTTGAAGTCATCGATATCAAAGAGAATCAGTGCTACTGAAATATTGGTGTCTTGCGCATGTTCTGTAGCCAATTTGAGCCAACTATTGCATTGTAAGCGGTTGGCCGCATTGGTCAGAGGATCGGTTGCGGCAGCTTTTTCCAGTTCATGTTCAAAGATAATCCGG harbors:
- a CDS encoding EAL domain-containing protein, translating into MQLINHKYETADKLETFLDQAVAHKGTVFIQLFSGVMDKTYIQPILDRISVILPNALLIGATTAGEIIDGVMTSGEIIVSVSLFEATTVKTYYYPRTDYSSGARVAQEILTDRTKVCIALSEGLKSDSESFLDGFTSIRNDVVLAGGNAGDDLTFTRTYVFKDSTIYDEGIVLAVLESDVLNVNHAYSLNWTMIGKEMTVTRADKNVIYEIDGRDVRELYTHYLGEETIQAIPASAIEFPLIKVEDGVEIARSMIGQTEDGGFIYAGHFHEGDRVRFAIGNIEEILERANNMRENVASDPAEAIYIYSCSVRKLFLKDQLNYEFGLLNEVAPTAGLFTYGEFFHSMSGNQLLNITTTTLSLSESERNTFPQNQESKHRYHHTMLKALTHLVNETQHELNDYIKILDQYKMVLDQSSIVSKTDAEGNITYVNDVFCEISGYTREELIGQKHSVVRHPDTDPGIFVDLWKTIKEGKVWKKTFRNLSKTGKEYYVKTVIAPIFDDRGNVVEFIAARVDVTELITKDQIIRRQLIDPLSKLKNRTALLGDLESGEDKITLILLNIDRFSTINDYFGYTIGDELLKAFAERLEAISDHDFLYRISGDEFAVICVNHTFDESLKDYVIGQINKLENFKYNVAGHEISVNVSAGIANAAYSDVYNLAHMALKEAKEQRDKLIIFNDNIALTEKTRNNIWIFDKIKSAIEDDRIVPYFQGIVDNQTRRIVKYESLIRLVEPDGTVLSPFWFLEHAKRSKLYDKLTRIMIAKTFAAFENLKYEFSLNLTVNDIISDETRSYIYKILEHSSASKRAVFEIVESEGIVNYEEVIEFIRHVKQFGCKIAIDDFGTGYSNFSYLSKLDVDYIKIDGSLIKNINRDQDHLLTVESILFYARRKGIETIAEFVEDEAIFSTLLNFGVDYSQGYLFSTPQPTIEA
- a CDS encoding DUF86 domain-containing protein — protein: MPEKALLIETLTQIHSATERILKRFEPIKTSDDFLNDEAGHEKLDAICMQLIAIGESLKNVDKLTDKKLLSNYPAVDWKSVKGMRDIISHHYFDLNAEAVFDVCKNDINILKVTVAQMLLDSKQKS
- a CDS encoding SIR2 family protein, with translation MDTILETIKKELRNQTTIPYFSLGVFEGIMTKEGEAVPYDSDSLILAMNGGRAMAPRLMFEYSRAAMHLEQRRGVEYMTQLLNHIYTKPFEPTPLHKAIVDMMPRYIIDTNRDTKFQELLAYTPHCLIIGKSRIMGDLNRYEVYEYDVENKKYFLVEDEVLDNAEKILFKPMGSPLPNPTFVISDADYVDWLTEAMGGFALPKVLKTYRKAKKYLFLGTNFGHDTDRMVANELTLDLEGGYVVTDQELGKKEKKFIEKHNLEVVPMSLTEFIKAFV
- a CDS encoding nucleotidyltransferase domain-containing protein, with product MKQKEVLEVLQSYKREHADEFGIVRIGIFGSVARNEATEESDVDIVIETKHPNLFKLSRIRLDLEELMHTHVDLINYRESMNTFLKERIQKEAIYA
- a CDS encoding ATP-dependent Clp protease proteolytic subunit produces the protein MPMIPTVKDISPRGERYFDLFSKLLGDRVIVITEAIDDHMMGVIVSQLLYLEAMDPDEPIHMYISSPGGSVMSGLAILDTMQLINAPVYTYAMGLVASMAAVLFTCGEKGHRYMLPNAEVMIHQPLGGYSGQASDIEIHTKHILNLKRRLYAILADATGKSAKVIEKESDRDNYMEAKEAIEFGLADTILTKFTAKDV
- the clpX gene encoding ATP-dependent Clp protease ATP-binding subunit ClpX; translated protein: MSTEKTCSFCGRKQSEVKKMFSSETTHICNECITTCSAILQKEVRFEQRSAMQQQLPTPEKIVEFLDKYIIGQLDAKKVLAVALYNHYKRIENPVYNNVELEKSNILLVGPTGSGKTLLAKSLSKIMQVPFAVADATALTEAGYVGEDVESILSRLLAAANYDIELAQRGIIYIDEIDKIARKGESSTMGRDVSGEGVQQGLLKILEGAEVYVPVKGSRKNSTTETVLFNTSHVLFVCGGAFVGLVPDSHTKKSNKVGFSKTAEKGDVKEKKIDAKALVHYGIIPEFIGRIPVVAQLRELTKEQMVQILKEPDNALIKQFQALFDMDGIELNFEEKALDAVAQKAIDRGVGARGLRSIIEEAMLPLQFSCPSKKNLQSLTITEAVIEDPTNEPIYVYKEESAEG
- the nifB gene encoding nitrogenase cofactor biosynthesis protein NifB yields the protein MSCSSSGNESFMPEDIQAKIHNHPCYSEGAHHHYARIHVAVAPACNIQCNYCNRKYDCSNESRPGVTSERLTPEEAAKKVLLVGGEVQRMSVLGIAGPGDALANPKKTFETFGMVREFAPDLKLCLSTNGLELPNFIDEMVEYNIDHITVTINSVDETGEIGSQIYPWIFHNNKRIYGKEAAKILLENQLEGMKKCVEKGILIKANSVLIPGINDKHLPEVSKKLKEIGVFLHNIMPILSEPEFGTAFALAGVPSATDQEQMAVQEACGMDMKLMQHCRQCRADAVGLIGEDRGAEFTKDTFAGLSFDELQIKYDLEARQAAQAKIEEFRFFLDQANERVRKEKEELSSTGVTILVAVTTAGEGMINQHFGSVKEFLIYEAGDKGIRFIHHRKVDYEYCAGPDGTNPLAPILEKLKDVQLILTAKIGGCPQDDLKAAGIIADQSYAYEPIEISVLKASRKYFGMDENAEVN